The DNA window CACGATCAATGGCGAGACGTGCCTCACCTACTGCCGATCTTCGCCTTCGTCCAGCGATGATCTTCAATTTGTACAAGGACACCCCATCCATTCTCAGATTGAACCGATGCTGTTGCTCTCCGTTCATTCCTTCGTCTCCGGTAGCGCCTTCAGCTGAACCTCATAGTGATCGATGCCATACTGAGACGTGATGTAGTCCGCCTGATCCTCTTTCGGCAGCAAGTCCCGAACTGCTGTAATGGTCGGGTGTGCGTGTCGGTGCCACACGTCAAGACCGTGCTTCTTGATGATCTGTTTCCTGATCTCGTCCTCTCCGATCAGCTTCACCGCGTCAGCTGCCTTGATCGATAATGCCTTCTCCCATATCTCCGGGCGCTCTTCCCTCAGCTTCAGGGTATTAAGATCAGATGTCGCTCTCTTGTCCGGGACTCCGACCAGTTCATACACATCTGAGGTGATCTGCTGCATTCGGATCTCGGCGACTGCGGCGACTGCTTCGGTATTGAAGTTCTTCGCAAGATAGGCAAACCGGTCTGCAAGCTCCCGGCACCATGCGGCATACTCGTAGATGTCGGTGATCGGTTTCTGCGGATAGATCCCAACGAGTTCCCCCTCCAGCAGATACCCCTGATCAACGGTAGGATCAAAGGTCATGCTGCCGCCTCCGAAGGAACTTTCTTCCCTCTCGGTTTGTTCTCAATCAATTCCTGTGCGGCAACAGCTGCGGGGCTGTCGCTGACATAAGTTCGATTGTGGATCAGGCTTTCCACGCTCTGAGGAGACAGACCGAACATTTGTGCAAGTTTTCGGCAGGTAAACCCCCCAGAGACATACAGAGAGCGGATATATTCTGCGGTCTCGTCCGTTAACTTTGAGTGCGGAGCTTTCCCCCCTCTCATGAGAGTGTTGGGATTAAGGCAGTTCTCCGAAGGTGTCACCATTCGTAAATTAGAGAGGGAATTGTTGAGTTTATTCCCGTCGATGTGGTCAATTTCCAACTCCTGCCCTAATTTGATGGATAAGATACCGTGTCCGCAGATGTAGATCACACGGTGCTTCAACATTTTGACATCCGCCCCATTCTCGGATGTCTTTATCTCAAGATACCCGGTCTGTGGGTTGAGCCTGCCTTTGATCTCATCC is part of the Methanorbis furvi genome and encodes:
- a CDS encoding HNH endonuclease signature motif containing protein, which encodes MTQPHGITTYRVNDLIALQKQARGDWTINFGTGEISNRKGDEIKGRLNPQTGYLEIKTSENGADVKMLKHRVIYICGHGILSIKLGQELEIDHIDGNKLNNSLSNLRMVTPSENCLNPNTLMRGGKAPHSKLTDETAEYIRSLYVSGGFTCRKLAQMFGLSPQSVESLIHNRTYVSDSPAAVAAQELIENKPRGKKVPSEAAA